In Escherichia ruysiae, a genomic segment contains:
- the hemN gene encoding oxygen-independent coproporphyrinogen III oxidase, producing the protein MSVQQIDWDLALIQKYNYSGPRYTSYPTALEFSEDFGEQAFLQAVARYPERPLSLYVHIPFCHKLCYFCGCNKIVTRQQHKADQYLDALEQEIVHRAPLFAGRHVSQLHWGGGTPTYLNKAQISRLMKLLRENFQFTADAEISIEVDPREIELDVLDHLRSEGFNRLSMGVQDFNKEVQRLVNREQDEEFIFALLNHAREIGFTSTNIDLIYGLPKQTPESFAFTLKRVAELNPDRLSVFNYAHLPTIFAAQRKIKDTDLPSPQQKLDILQETIAFLTQSGYQFIGMDHFARPDDELAVAQREGVLHRNFQGYTTQGDTDLLGMGVSAISMIGDCYAQNQKELKQYYQQVDEQGNALWRGIALTRDDCIRRDVIKSLICNFRLDYAPVEQQWDLHFADYFAEDLKLLAPLAKDGLVDVNEKGIQVTAKGRLLIRNICMCFDTYLRQKARMQQFSRVI; encoded by the coding sequence ATGTCTGTACAGCAAATCGACTGGGATCTGGCCCTGATCCAGAAATATAACTATTCCGGGCCACGATACACCTCGTACCCGACCGCGCTGGAGTTTTCAGAAGACTTCGGCGAACAGGCGTTTTTACAAGCCGTGGCGCGCTACCCTGAGCGTCCATTATCTCTCTACGTTCATATTCCGTTCTGCCACAAGCTTTGCTACTTCTGTGGTTGCAATAAGATTGTCACACGCCAGCAGCACAAGGCCGATCAGTATCTGGACGCGCTGGAGCAAGAAATCGTTCATCGTGCACCGCTGTTTGCCGGGCGTCACGTTAGTCAGTTGCACTGGGGTGGCGGTACGCCGACGTACCTGAATAAAGCGCAAATCAGCCGCCTGATGAAGCTGCTGCGGGAAAACTTCCAGTTTACTGCCGACGCGGAAATCTCGATCGAAGTCGATCCGCGTGAAATCGAACTGGATGTACTCGATCATTTACGTTCCGAAGGATTTAATCGCCTGAGCATGGGCGTGCAGGACTTCAACAAAGAAGTACAGCGTCTGGTCAATCGCGAGCAGGATGAAGAATTCATCTTTGCGCTGCTTAACCATGCGCGTGAGATTGGCTTTACCTCCACCAACATTGACCTGATTTACGGCCTGCCGAAACAGACGCCGGAGAGTTTCGCCTTTACCCTGAAACGCGTGGCGGAGCTGAACCCCGATCGTCTGAGCGTCTTTAACTACGCGCATTTGCCGACCATTTTTGCTGCTCAGCGTAAAATCAAAGATACTGACCTGCCGAGTCCGCAGCAGAAACTCGATATCCTGCAGGAAACCATCGCTTTCCTGACGCAATCGGGTTATCAGTTTATTGGTATGGATCACTTTGCCCGCCCGGATGACGAGCTGGCTGTGGCTCAGCGTGAAGGCGTGCTACATCGTAATTTCCAGGGCTACACCACTCAGGGGGATACCGACCTGCTGGGGATGGGTGTTTCAGCCATCAGCATGATTGGCGACTGCTACGCGCAAAACCAGAAAGAGTTGAAGCAGTACTATCAGCAGGTGGATGAACAGGGTAATGCGCTGTGGCGCGGTATTGCGTTAACGCGCGATGACTGTATTCGCCGCGATGTGATTAAGTCTCTTATCTGCAATTTCCGTCTGGATTACGCCCCCGTTGAACAACAGTGGGATTTGCACTTCGCTGATTACTTTGCGGAAGATCTCAAGCTTCTCGCCCCGTTAGCAAAAGATGGGCTGGTGGATGTCAATGAGAAGGGGATTCAGGTGACGGCAAAAGGCCGCTTGCTGATCCGCAACATCTGCATGTGCTTTGATACTTATCTGCGCCAGAAAGCGCGGATGCAGCAGTTCTCACGGGTGATTTAA
- a CDS encoding YshB family small membrane protein — protein sequence MLESIINLVSSGAVDSHTPQTAVAAILCVAMIGLFS from the coding sequence ATGCTGGAATCAATAATTAATCTGGTATCGAGTGGCGCAGTTGATAGCCACACACCGCAAACTGCCGTTGCGGCCATCCTGTGTGTCGCGATGATTGGGCTGTTTAGCTGA
- the glnG gene encoding nitrogen regulation protein NR(I) — translation MQRGIVWVVDDDSSIRWVLERALAGAGLTCTTFESGTEVLDALASKTPDVLLSDIRMPGMDGLALLKQIKQRHPMLPVIIMTAHSDLDAAVSAYQQGAFDYLPKPFDIDEAVALVERAISHYQEQQQPRNIQLNGPTTDIIGEAPAMQDVFRIIGRLSRSSISVLINGESGTGKELVAHALHRHSPRAKAPFIALNMAAIPKDLIESELFGHEKGAFTGANTIRQGRFEQADGGTLFLDEIGDMPLDVQTRLLRVLADGQFYRVGGYAPVKVDVRIIAATHQNLELRVQEGKFREDLFHRLNVIRVHLPPLRERREDIPRLARHFLQVAARELGVEAKLLHPETEAALTRLAWPGNVRQLENTCRWLTVMAAGQEVLIQDLPGELFESTVPESPSTMQPDSWATLLAQWADRALRSGHQNLLSEAQPELERTLLTTALRHTQGHKQEAARLLGWGRNTLTRKLKELGME, via the coding sequence ATGCAACGAGGGATAGTCTGGGTAGTCGATGACGATAGTTCCATCCGTTGGGTGCTTGAACGTGCGCTCGCTGGGGCGGGTTTAACCTGTACGACATTTGAGAGCGGCACCGAAGTGCTGGATGCACTGGCGAGTAAAACGCCGGATGTACTGCTTTCAGATATCCGTATGCCCGGAATGGACGGACTGGCGTTGCTCAAGCAAATTAAACAACGCCATCCGATGCTTCCGGTCATCATTATGACCGCGCACTCGGATCTGGATGCCGCCGTTAGCGCCTATCAACAAGGGGCGTTTGATTATCTGCCCAAACCGTTTGATATCGACGAAGCCGTGGCGCTGGTTGAGCGCGCCATCAGCCATTATCAGGAACAGCAGCAGCCGCGCAATATTCAGCTTAACGGCCCGACGACCGATATCATCGGCGAAGCGCCAGCCATGCAGGACGTGTTCCGTATTATCGGTCGGCTCTCGCGCTCTTCCATTAGCGTGTTGATCAATGGCGAGTCCGGCACCGGTAAAGAGCTGGTCGCTCATGCCCTGCATCGCCACAGTCCGCGTGCCAAAGCGCCGTTTATCGCGCTGAATATGGCGGCTATCCCAAAAGATTTGATCGAATCAGAACTGTTCGGTCACGAGAAAGGCGCGTTTACTGGCGCGAATACTATTCGCCAGGGGCGTTTTGAACAGGCCGATGGCGGCACGTTATTTCTCGACGAAATTGGCGATATGCCGCTGGATGTGCAGACGCGTTTGCTGCGCGTGCTGGCAGACGGTCAGTTTTATCGCGTTGGTGGCTATGCGCCGGTGAAAGTGGATGTGCGTATTATTGCCGCGACTCACCAGAACCTGGAACTGCGCGTGCAGGAAGGCAAGTTCCGTGAGGATCTTTTCCACCGCCTGAACGTTATCCGCGTTCATCTGCCGCCACTGCGTGAGCGTCGGGAAGATATTCCCCGCCTGGCACGCCATTTTTTACAGGTTGCCGCGCGCGAACTGGGCGTAGAAGCGAAGTTGCTGCATCCGGAAACCGAAGCCGCCCTGACGCGTCTGGCATGGCCGGGGAACGTGCGCCAACTGGAAAACACCTGCCGCTGGTTAACGGTGATGGCCGCCGGACAGGAAGTGTTGATTCAGGATTTGCCCGGCGAACTGTTTGAATCTACGGTTCCGGAAAGTCCTTCCACTATGCAACCGGACAGTTGGGCAACGTTGTTAGCGCAATGGGCAGATCGGGCGCTGCGTTCCGGTCATCAAAACCTGCTTTCTGAAGCGCAGCCAGAGCTGGAGCGGACGTTACTAACTACTGCTTTGCGACATACGCAGGGGCATAAACAAGAAGCAGCGCGACTGCTTGGTTGGGGACGTAACACCCTGACACGTAAGTTAAAAGAGTTGGGGATGGAGTGA
- the glnL gene encoding nitrogen regulation protein NR(II), giving the protein MATGTQPDAGQILNSLINSILLIDDNLAIHYANPAAQQLLAQSSRKLFGTPLPELLSYFSLNIELMQESLEAGQGFTDNEVTLVIDGRSHILSVTAQRMPDGMILLEMAPMDNQRRLSQEQLQHAQQVAARDLVRGLAHEIKNPLGGLRGAAQLLSKALPDPSLLEYTKVIIEQADRLRNLVDRLLGPQLPGTRVTESIHKVAERVVTLVSMELPDNVRLIRDYDPSLPELAHDPDQIEQVLLNIVRNALQALGPEGGEIILRTRTAFQLTLHGERYRLAARIDVEDNGPGIPPHLQDTLFYPMVSGREGGTGLGLSIARNLIDQHSGKIEFTSWPGHTEFSVYLPIRK; this is encoded by the coding sequence ATGGCAACAGGCACGCAGCCCGATGCTGGGCAGATCCTCAACTCGCTGATTAACAGTATTTTGTTAATCGATGACAACCTGGCGATTCATTACGCCAACCCCGCTGCGCAACAACTGCTCGCCCAAAGCTCCCGCAAATTGTTTGGTACGCCGTTACCGGAACTGTTGAGCTACTTCTCATTAAATATCGAGCTGATGCAAGAAAGTCTGGAGGCGGGGCAAGGTTTTACCGATAACGAAGTGACGCTGGTCATCGACGGGCGTTCGCATATCCTTTCTGTGACGGCCCAGCGTATGCCGGACGGCATGATCCTGCTGGAGATGGCACCAATGGATAACCAGCGCCGCTTAAGTCAGGAACAGCTACAGCACGCCCAGCAGGTAGCTGCCCGCGATTTGGTACGCGGCCTGGCACATGAGATTAAAAATCCGCTTGGCGGTTTACGTGGCGCGGCGCAGCTGCTCAGCAAAGCATTACCTGACCCGTCACTGCTGGAATATACCAAAGTGATTATCGAACAGGCGGACCGGCTGCGAAATCTGGTCGACCGTCTGTTGGGGCCGCAGCTGCCCGGTACGCGCGTTACCGAAAGTATTCACAAAGTGGCTGAACGCGTGGTGACGCTGGTGTCGATGGAACTGCCTGATAACGTGCGGTTGATTCGTGATTACGACCCCAGCCTGCCGGAACTGGCGCACGATCCGGATCAAATTGAACAGGTATTACTGAATATTGTGCGTAATGCGCTACAGGCGCTGGGGCCGGAAGGCGGCGAAATTATTCTGCGTACCCGCACGGCTTTCCAGCTGACCTTGCACGGTGAGCGTTATCGGCTGGCAGCGCGGATCGATGTGGAAGATAACGGGCCGGGTATCCCGCCTCACTTACAGGATACGCTGTTTTACCCGATGGTCAGCGGTCGCGAAGGCGGCACCGGGCTTGGCTTATCCATTGCCCGTAATTTGATTGATCAGCATTCAGGCAAAATTGAATTTACCAGTTGGCCAGGTCATACCGAGTTCTCGGTTTACCTGCCTATCAGGAAATAA
- the glnA gene encoding glutamate--ammonia ligase yields MSAEHVLTMLNEHEVKFVDLRFTDTKGKEQHVTIPAHQVNAEFFEEGKMFDGSSIGGWKGINESDMVLMPDASTAVIDPFFADSTLIIRCDILEPGTLQGYDRDPRSIAKRAEDYLRSTGIADTVLFGPEPEFFLFDDIRFGSSISGSHVAIDDIEGAWNSSTKYEGGNKGHRPAVKGGYFPVPPVDSAQDIRSEMCLVMEQMGLVVEAHHHEVATAGQNEVATRFNTMTKKADEIQIYKYVVHNVAHRFGKTATFMPKPMFGDNGSGMHCHMSLSKNGVNLFAGDKYAGLSEQALYYIGGVIKHAKAINALANPTTNSYKRLVPGYEAPVMLAYSARNRSASIRIPVVSSPKARRIEVRFPDPAANPYLCFAALLMAGLDGIKNKIHPGEAMDKNLYDLPPEEAKEIPQVAGSLEEALNELDLDREFLKAGGVFTDEAIDAYIALRREEDDRVRMTPHPVEFELYYSV; encoded by the coding sequence ATGTCCGCTGAACACGTACTGACGATGCTGAACGAGCACGAAGTGAAGTTTGTTGATTTGCGCTTCACCGATACCAAAGGTAAAGAACAGCACGTCACTATCCCTGCTCATCAGGTGAATGCTGAATTCTTCGAAGAAGGCAAAATGTTTGACGGCTCCTCGATTGGCGGCTGGAAAGGCATTAACGAATCCGACATGGTGCTGATGCCAGACGCATCCACCGCAGTGATTGACCCGTTCTTCGCCGACTCTACCCTGATTATCCGTTGCGATATCCTTGAACCTGGCACCCTGCAAGGCTATGACCGTGACCCGCGCTCCATCGCGAAACGCGCCGAAGATTACCTGCGCTCTACTGGCATTGCCGACACCGTACTGTTCGGGCCAGAACCAGAATTTTTCTTGTTCGATGACATCCGTTTCGGATCTTCTATCTCCGGTTCTCACGTTGCTATCGACGATATCGAAGGCGCATGGAACTCCTCCACCAAATACGAAGGTGGTAACAAAGGTCACCGTCCGGCAGTGAAAGGCGGTTACTTCCCGGTTCCGCCAGTAGACTCAGCTCAGGATATCCGTTCTGAAATGTGTCTGGTGATGGAACAGATGGGGCTGGTGGTTGAAGCACATCACCACGAAGTAGCGACCGCAGGTCAGAACGAAGTGGCAACCCGCTTCAATACCATGACCAAAAAAGCTGACGAAATTCAGATCTACAAATATGTCGTTCACAACGTGGCGCACCGCTTCGGTAAAACCGCGACCTTTATGCCAAAACCGATGTTTGGTGATAACGGCTCCGGTATGCACTGCCACATGTCGCTGTCTAAAAACGGCGTAAACCTGTTTGCAGGCGATAAATACGCAGGTCTGTCTGAGCAGGCGCTGTACTACATTGGCGGCGTAATCAAACACGCTAAAGCGATTAACGCCCTGGCAAACCCGACCACCAACTCTTATAAGCGTCTGGTCCCGGGCTACGAAGCACCGGTAATGCTGGCTTACTCTGCACGTAACCGTTCTGCGTCTATCCGTATTCCGGTGGTTTCTTCTCCGAAAGCACGTCGTATCGAAGTACGTTTCCCGGACCCGGCGGCTAACCCGTACCTGTGCTTTGCTGCCCTGCTGATGGCCGGTCTTGATGGTATCAAGAACAAGATCCATCCGGGCGAAGCGATGGACAAAAACCTGTATGACCTGCCGCCAGAAGAAGCGAAAGAGATCCCACAGGTTGCAGGCTCTCTGGAAGAAGCACTGAACGAACTGGATCTGGATCGCGAGTTCCTGAAAGCCGGTGGCGTGTTCACTGATGAAGCAATCGATGCGTACATCGCCCTGCGTCGCGAAGAAGATGACCGCGTGCGTATGACTCCGCATCCGGTAGAGTTTGAACTGTACTACAGCGTCTAA
- the typA gene encoding ribosome-dependent GTPase TypA — MIEKLRNIAIIAHVDHGKTTLVDKLLQQSGTFDSRAETQERVMDSNDLEKERGITILAKNTAIKWNDYRINIVDTPGHADFGGEVERVMSMVDSVLLVVDAFDGPMPQTRFVTKKAFAYGLKPIVVINKVDRPGARPDWVVDQVFDLFVNLDATDEQLDFPIVYASALNGIAGLDHEDMAEDMTPLYQAIVDHVPAPDVDLDGPFQMQISQLDYNSYVGVIGIGRIKRGKVKPNQQVTIIDSEGKTRNAKVGKVLGHLGLERIETDMAEAGDIVAITGLGELNISDTVCDTQNVEALPALSVDEPTVSMFFCVNTSPFCGKEGKFVTSRQILDRLNKELVHNVALRVEETEDADAFRVSGRGELHLSVLIENMRREGFELAVSRPKVIFREIDGRKQEPYENVTLDVEEQHQGSVMQALGERKGDLKNMNPDGKGRVRLDYVIPSRGLIGFRSEFMTMTSGTGLLYSTFSHYDDVRPGEVGQRQNGVLISNGQGKAVAFALFGLQDRGKLFLGHGAEVYEGQIIGIHSRSNDLTVNCLTGKKLTNMRASGTDEAVVLVPPIRMTLEQALEFIDDDELVEVTPTSIRIRKRHLTENDRRRANRGPKED; from the coding sequence GTGATCGAAAAATTGCGTAATATCGCCATCATCGCGCACGTCGACCATGGTAAAACCACCCTGGTAGACAAGCTGCTCCAACAATCCGGTACGTTCGACTCTCGTGCCGAAACCCAAGAGCGCGTGATGGACTCCAACGATTTGGAGAAAGAGCGTGGGATTACCATCCTCGCGAAAAACACCGCTATCAAATGGAATGATTACCGTATCAACATCGTTGATACCCCGGGGCACGCCGACTTCGGTGGTGAAGTTGAACGTGTAATGTCCATGGTAGACTCAGTGCTGCTGGTGGTTGACGCATTTGACGGCCCGATGCCGCAAACGCGCTTCGTAACCAAAAAAGCGTTTGCTTACGGCCTGAAGCCGATTGTTGTTATCAACAAAGTTGACCGCCCTGGCGCGCGTCCTGACTGGGTTGTGGATCAGGTATTCGACCTGTTCGTTAACCTTGACGCGACCGATGAGCAGCTGGACTTCCCGATCGTTTACGCTTCTGCGCTGAACGGCATCGCGGGTCTGGATCACGAAGATATGGCGGAAGACATGACCCCGCTGTATCAGGCGATTGTTGACCACGTTCCTGCGCCGGACGTTGACCTTGACGGTCCGTTCCAGATGCAGATTTCTCAGCTCGATTACAACAGCTATGTTGGCGTTATCGGCATTGGCCGCATCAAGCGCGGTAAAGTGAAGCCGAACCAGCAGGTTACTATCATCGATAGCGAAGGCAAAACCCGTAACGCGAAAGTCGGTAAAGTGCTGGGCCACCTCGGTCTGGAGCGTATCGAAACCGATATGGCGGAAGCTGGCGATATCGTGGCGATCACGGGCCTTGGCGAACTGAACATTTCTGACACCGTTTGCGACACGCAAAACGTTGAAGCATTGCCGGCACTCTCCGTTGATGAGCCGACCGTTTCTATGTTCTTCTGCGTTAACACCTCGCCGTTCTGCGGTAAAGAAGGTAAGTTCGTTACTTCCCGTCAGATCCTGGATCGTCTGAACAAAGAACTGGTACACAACGTTGCGCTGCGCGTAGAAGAAACCGAAGACGCCGATGCGTTCCGCGTTTCTGGTCGTGGCGAACTGCACCTGTCTGTTCTGATCGAAAACATGCGTCGTGAAGGTTTCGAACTGGCGGTATCCCGTCCGAAAGTTATCTTCCGTGAAATCGACGGTCGTAAACAAGAGCCGTATGAAAACGTGACTCTGGACGTTGAAGAACAGCATCAGGGTTCTGTAATGCAGGCGCTGGGCGAACGTAAAGGCGACCTGAAAAACATGAATCCAGACGGTAAAGGCCGCGTACGTCTCGACTACGTGATCCCAAGCCGTGGTCTGATTGGCTTCCGTTCTGAGTTCATGACCATGACTTCTGGTACTGGTCTGCTGTACTCCACCTTCAGCCACTACGACGATGTGCGTCCGGGCGAAGTGGGTCAGCGTCAGAACGGCGTACTGATCTCTAACGGTCAGGGTAAAGCGGTAGCGTTCGCGCTGTTCGGTCTGCAGGATCGCGGTAAGCTGTTCCTCGGTCACGGTGCAGAAGTTTACGAAGGTCAGATCATCGGTATTCACAGCCGTTCTAACGACCTGACTGTAAACTGCCTGACCGGTAAGAAACTGACCAACATGCGTGCTTCCGGTACTGACGAAGCCGTTGTTCTGGTTCCACCAATCCGCATGACTCTGGAACAAGCTCTGGAGTTCATTGATGATGACGAACTGGTAGAAGTTACTCCGACCTCTATCCGTATTCGTAAACGTCACCTGACGGAAAACGATCGTCGCCGCGCGAACCGTGGCCCGAAAGAAGATTAA
- a CDS encoding GntR family transcriptional regulator has protein sequence MAENQSTVENAKEKLDRWLKDGITTPGGKLPSERELGELLGIKRMTLRQALLNLEAESKIFRKDRKGWFVTQPRFNYSPELSASFQRAAIEQGREPSWGFTEKNRTSDIPETLAPLIAVTPSTELYRITGWGALEGHKVFYHETYINPEVAPGFIEQLENHSFSAVWEKSYQKETVVKKLIFKPVRMPGDISKYLGGSAGMPAILIEKHRADQQGNIVQIDIEYWRFEAVDLIINL, from the coding sequence ATGGCGGAGAATCAATCCACCGTAGAAAATGCAAAAGAGAAACTGGATCGGTGGTTGAAAGATGGCATCACCACACCGGGTGGAAAACTCCCTTCAGAAAGAGAGCTGGGAGAACTGCTGGGCATTAAACGTATGACGCTGCGCCAGGCGTTGTTGAACCTCGAGGCAGAATCCAAAATCTTCCGTAAAGATCGTAAGGGGTGGTTCGTGACCCAGCCGCGATTTAATTACAGTCCGGAGCTGTCGGCGAGCTTTCAGCGGGCCGCAATTGAGCAAGGGCGAGAGCCTTCCTGGGGGTTTACCGAGAAAAACCGTACCAGCGATATTCCCGAGACGCTCGCGCCACTGATTGCAGTGACGCCATCAACTGAACTCTATCGCATCACCGGCTGGGGGGCGCTGGAAGGACATAAAGTTTTCTATCACGAAACATATATTAATCCTGAAGTTGCTCCGGGTTTTATTGAACAACTTGAAAACCACTCATTTTCTGCAGTCTGGGAAAAGAGCTACCAAAAAGAGACGGTAGTAAAAAAATTGATTTTCAAACCCGTCAGAATGCCGGGCGATATCAGCAAGTATCTTGGCGGTTCTGCGGGTATGCCTGCGATCTTAATTGAAAAGCATCGCGCCGACCAGCAAGGCAATATTGTCCAGATAGATATTGAATATTGGCGATTTGAGGCCGTAGACCTCATCATTAATCTGTAG
- a CDS encoding sugar phosphate isomerase/epimerase family protein: MVTINNARKILQRVDTLPLYLHAYAFHLNMRLERVLPADLLDIASENNLRGVKIHVLDGERFSLGNMDDKELSAFGDKARRLNLDIHIETSASDKKSIDEAVAIALKTGASSVRFYPRYEGNLRDVLSIIANDIAYVRETYQDSGLTFTIEQHEDLKSHELVSLVKESEMESLSLLFDFANMINANEHPIDALKTMAPHITQVHIKDALIVKEQGGLGHKACISGQGDMPFKALLTHLICLGDDEPQVTAYGLEEEVDYYAPAFRFEDEDDNPWIPYRQMSETPLPENHLLDARLRKEKEDAINQINHVRNVLQQIKQEANHLLNH, translated from the coding sequence ATGGTGACAATAAATAACGCAAGAAAGATTCTACAACGTGTCGACACTCTTCCTCTTTATTTACATGCTTATGCCTTTCATTTAAATATGCGGCTGGAAAGAGTGTTGCCTGCTGATTTACTTGATATCGCAAGTGAAAATAATCTACGTGGCGTCAAAATCCATGTTCTGGATGGCGAGCGTTTTTCTCTTGGTAATATGGACGATAAAGAACTCTCTGCCTTTGGGGATAAAGCCCGCCGTCTGAACCTTGATATTCATATTGAAACCAGTGCCTCAGATAAAAAATCTATTGACGAAGCCGTCGCCATCGCGTTGAAAACTGGGGCATCCTCCGTACGTTTTTATCCGCGTTATGAAGGTAATTTGCGCGACGTATTATCGATTATCGCTAACGACATTGCCTATGTACGGGAAACGTATCAGGACAGCGGCCTGACTTTTACGATCGAGCAGCATGAAGATTTAAAAAGTCATGAGCTGGTGTCGCTGGTCAAAGAAAGTGAGATGGAGTCTCTTTCCTTACTGTTTGATTTTGCGAACATGATCAATGCAAATGAGCATCCCATCGACGCTTTAAAAACGATGGCACCGCATATTACCCAGGTCCATATCAAAGATGCCTTGATCGTTAAAGAACAGGGTGGCCTGGGTCATAAAGCCTGTATTTCAGGTCAGGGGGATATGCCCTTCAAAGCGTTATTAACGCACCTTATCTGCCTGGGTGATGATGAGCCGCAGGTGACGGCATATGGCCTGGAAGAAGAGGTTGATTATTATGCGCCGGCGTTCCGCTTTGAAGACGAAGATGATAATCCGTGGATCCCTTATCGCCAGATGAGTGAAACACCCCTACCAGAAAATCATTTACTGGATGCGCGGTTACGTAAAGAAAAAGAAGATGCAATTAATCAGATAAATCATGTGCGTAACGTACTACAACAAATCAAACAAGAGGCAAACCATCTTCTGAACCACTAA
- a CDS encoding MFS transporter → MLTKKKWALFSLLTLCGGTIYKLPSLKDAFYIPMQEYFHLTNGQIGNAMSVNSFVTTVGFFLSIYFADKLPRRYTMSLSLIATGLLGVYLTTMPGYWGILFVWALFGVTCDMMNWPVLLKSVSRLGNSEQQGRLFGFFETGRGIVDTVVAFSALAVFTWFGSGLLGFKAGIWFYSLIVIAVGIIIFFVLNDKEEAPSVEVKKEDGASQNTSMTSVLRDKTIWLIAFNVFFVYAVYCGLTFFIPFLKNIYLLPVALVGAYGIINQYCLKMIGGPIGGMISDKILKSPSKYLCYTFIISTAALVLLIMLPHESMPVYLGMACTLGFGAIVFTQRAVFFAPIGEAKIAENKTGAAMALGSFIGYAPAMFCFSLYGYILDLNPGIIGYKIVFGIMACFAFCGAVVSVMLVKRISQRKKEMLAAEA, encoded by the coding sequence ATGCTCACGAAAAAGAAATGGGCGTTATTTAGTCTATTAACACTGTGTGGCGGTACAATTTATAAATTACCGTCGCTGAAAGATGCGTTTTATATCCCGATGCAGGAATATTTCCATTTGACTAATGGTCAAATTGGTAATGCTATGTCGGTAAACTCATTTGTCACCACAGTGGGCTTTTTTCTGTCTATTTATTTTGCCGATAAACTACCGCGCAGATACACCATGTCACTCTCACTCATTGCGACAGGATTACTGGGTGTTTATTTGACGACAATGCCGGGGTATTGGGGCATCCTCTTTGTCTGGGCGCTATTTGGCGTTACTTGCGACATGATGAACTGGCCGGTCTTGCTCAAGTCGGTAAGTCGATTGGGCAATAGCGAACAACAAGGTCGGTTGTTTGGCTTCTTCGAAACAGGGCGTGGCATTGTCGATACCGTGGTGGCATTTTCTGCGTTGGCAGTATTTACCTGGTTTGGCAGTGGCTTATTGGGTTTTAAAGCAGGCATCTGGTTCTATTCCCTTATTGTGATTGCCGTAGGCATTATTATTTTCTTTGTCCTGAATGACAAAGAAGAGGCACCGTCCGTTGAGGTGAAAAAAGAAGACGGAGCATCGCAAAACACCAGTATGACCTCGGTGCTGAGAGACAAAACCATCTGGCTTATCGCTTTCAACGTCTTCTTCGTTTACGCGGTTTACTGTGGCCTGACATTCTTCATTCCATTCCTGAAAAACATCTATCTATTGCCCGTTGCGCTGGTGGGGGCTTACGGCATCATTAACCAATATTGTCTGAAAATGATTGGAGGACCGATTGGTGGCATGATTTCAGATAAGATCCTGAAATCGCCGAGTAAATATCTATGCTACACCTTTATCATCAGTACCGCTGCGCTCGTACTGTTGATTATGCTGCCGCACGAAAGTATGCCGGTCTATTTAGGGATGGCATGTACATTAGGCTTTGGCGCGATAGTCTTTACACAGCGAGCCGTATTTTTTGCACCTATCGGCGAAGCAAAAATTGCTGAAAATAAAACAGGCGCGGCGATGGCGTTGGGTAGCTTTATTGGTTACGCCCCGGCGATGTTCTGCTTCAGTCTGTATGGCTACATTCTGGATTTAAATCCGGGGATTATTGGCTACAAAATCGTGTTTGGCATTATGGCCTGCTTCGCATTCTGTGGTGCGGTGGTTTCCGTAATGCTGGTTAAGCGTATTAGCCAACGTAAGAAAGAGATGCTGGCGGCTGAAGCTTAA